The following nucleotide sequence is from Lates calcarifer isolate ASB-BC8 unplaced genomic scaffold, TLL_Latcal_v3 scaffold_36_77, whole genome shotgun sequence.
acaggTGTCATcaacactgacctctgacctctgacagaGATTCTGTTTGTCACTTAAACCTCCAGCTGATTGAACTTCAGGTGAAGATGTTTATTTACCTGTTCGTCTCCCACAGCATCACACAGGTGATGTCATCAagcaaagaaacacatttaagCAAAAACAGATTCAGGTTCTGGTATTTTCTCTGAACCCACAGATCTCAGACCTGGATCAGGACCGGAGCTGGTCCTGAGCTGACCCAGGTGGACGAGGTGTAATAGGTCTGAGTGAGGACCAGTTACTGTTCACATCCTCCCACTGGCCTTGAAGGCAGCGTCACTCAGACAGAGATCTATAATAaaacatctccacctcctccatcagtcCTTCTGTCACTAACTGgactgatgaagaccatgacCGACAGAAAGCTCCAGAGGAGACACTAAAGATAGATCTGAATGATTCTCTGAGAAACTGCATCAACACGTTCACAGAGATCTTCATGTTCCGACTCTGATCATCCTGGAAAAGTTTGGAACTCACCTGGATTTTTCCCAGCGCTCCGATGGCGACCTCAGGGGGGAGAATCACCGGTTTGGCGTACGTCCCCCCGATCTGGTTTAAACCACagagaacatgtttgtgttaGACCAGGTCTGGATCAGGTTCAGACCTCAGtcctgttgtgtgtctgttgtgtgtctggACTCACTGATCCGATGTTGGACAGGGTGAAGGTTCCTCCAGTCAGGTCTGAGGTTCCCAGCTGACCGGTGGACCCCAGCGCCTGCAGCCGGTTCAGCTCCTGAGCGATCTCGAACACACTGAGCAGCTGCACGTTCTTCACGTTCGGAACCAGCAGACCCTGATTGGTGTCCATGGCTAAGCCGATGTTATGAGACGCCTGAGGCACGAGAGACAAGGCCgtcatcaccatggcaacaatggcagcaacaacaacagcagcagcagcagcagagctgaaggCAGCGTCTGTCTTTACCTTGTAGGTGATGTTCTGGCAGCCTTCGTCCACCGAAGCGTTCAGGATGGGGAAGTGGAGGAGGCCGAGGGAGGCAGCCTGAGCCAATGAGAGCACAGTATTAATGTCACATTTAACCAATCAGCATCAGTGTCTTCACCACCTGTACCTCAGCTCCTACCTTGATGAAGAAGGGCATGTAGCTCAGTTTGACACCGCGACCTTCAGCCACAGACCTGAGTTCAGCTCTCAGAGCCACCAGGCGGCTCAGGTCGACTTCGTCACAGTAACCAAAGTGAGGGATCTTCAGCGCCGCCGACATCGTCTTCACCATCGCTTTATGGAAACCTGCAGACAGGTGATCAGCAGGAGAACACCTGGTTTACACCTGAGCTCAATCTGACAGGATTATGAACATCAACTCGTCTTCCTCTAGAACAGTAATGGTTCTCAGCAAACCTTTCAGCGGCTCGGTGACGTCCTTCCCGGTGAAGACGGGTTTGGGTGTGGTGGGTGGAGGTTTGGTCACTGCCGGAGTGCTCATGGGCCTGGTGGCAGCGGGAGCCTGGGGCCAGAGCCGGACCCGGAGTCTGGATCTCCTGGAACGGGGTTGGAGGCAAGATGGCTCCCGTCTGCTTCGCCAGGAAGTTCAGGATGTCCTCCTTCAGGATCCGTCCATCTTTACCGGTCCCCACCACCTCACTGAGCTTTATCTAAAGAGAAAAACCAGTCAGACTAGTAACTGGTTATACTGGGAACAGACTAGGGAACAGACTTACGTTGTTCTCCATGGCGAGGCGTCTCACGGCGGGCGTGGCCTGGGTCTTGTGACCTTTGATCTCCTGGTGGGTATGTTCTTCTCGAGCCATCGCCGGTGTCTCGACCACGTCCTCCTCCTGGATCACCTCTGAACAATAGCAGTCAGGTTTTAGTCTGGTTCAAACTACAACTACAGGAAACAGAGTAGATCTGGTTCCAGATGTCATGTCTCACCTGAGCCGGACTCGGTTTCAATGTCCACCAGCGGTTTTCCCACCAAGGCGGTGGCGTCCACGTCATAGTAGAGTTTCCTGATGACTCCATCGTAGCGGCTGGTGATGGTGACCGACGCCTTGTCGCTCTGAACCTCACAGATGCTGTCGAACTGAGAAACTTTGTCGCCCTCCTTCACGTACCTGAAACACAACATCGAATTCATGCAGACCAGGACGTggtctggtctctgatcagtttCTTCTGGACTGCAGCAGTACCAGGTTTTCATGGTTTGATCAAATATCAGTTTTTCAAAGTTCACGTGTCAGTCACAGAGGAAGAATTCACTTGCTTTACTTCAAAAAAGATACTAACACTACTCTGTAGAGTAATCTATTACAAGTTAGAGTCCTgctttctgattctgatttatgttttcattaatctGCTGATCAGTTTCTTCATTGATCCACTGATCAACAGGAAGTCCTGGAGGAAGGACGATGGATTCACAAGTCAGATTCTCTGTTCGGTTGGTGGATAACCATGAATGTTCACACCATGAGAAAAGGAGAAACCACGATCCTGGTCTGTGGTGGTCTCTGATAACCATTACAGTCCTGCACAGTTCTAGTAGTTTCTATAGATTTTTGTGAGTTTCAGTCGTTTTTTTAAGTCTAAGTGTTGATATAGTCTCAATGTGGTCTCTGTGTTATGTGGTCTCATGTGGTCTTTTGTGGTGTCAGTACGTACCACTCCTTCACCGTCACCTCCATGATCCCCTCTCCGATGTCTGACAGTTTGAACTGGACGATGGGTCCTCGACTCACTGCGGGGCAAAACgcatcagtgacatcatcaacatcatctaCGACATCACCATCATGTTCTCTGGTGGATCGGGACTGTGGATCAGGACTGTGGCTGATTCTCAGACCTTAAAAACCTTAAAACCTGCTGATCCGGATTCTCTGGATCTGACAAACTGCTGAGTCAtcaaacaaaaacctgaaccAGGAGACGCCTGTGATCCGGCAGGCAGCCTCTTCCTGACTCTCACCTGTCAGGAAGTGGTCAGGTGTTGGATCAGACAAAGAGTCTGTTGTAGAGGATCCAGCACCTGTCAACTTCCTGAATTCCTGAAATTCGTGAATCTAGACCAACCAGATCTGAACTCAGGTGTTTCAGAGTCTGAGTGTTAAACcacttaaaacacacaagaaaaaaccTGCAGGATGATTAAAGGTCACCAGGTTTCAGGTCTCTGCAGGACTCAGGTCTCTGCTGGTCTGGACTCACCGGCAGCAGTGTGCAGCGTCCTGCTGCTGAGCATCTGGAGGTTCCTGTCACATGTGAAAGGGGGCGTGTGCAGAGTCCGCTCAGGTCTGAAGTTCTGCAGCCGGAAACATCTGCAGCGGTACTGCTgactcagctgacaggaagagaTCAGACACACATCACCTGGACAGGTAAACCACAGACCCTGACCTCATCCTGACCCAAACAGACAACAGCTGCTTCACAGCCAGGTCTACTGCTGATCTGGATCTGGTCTCTACTGAACCTCAGTTAGCCTGTCAGCTGTtagctctctgcagctgcttcaccGGCAGGAAGCTAACTGAAGCCAACCGAAGCTAACTGCTAGCCGGTGTGTTAGCATGCggctacagtttgtttttaattcaaccagttagcattagcatcagAGTTAGCACGGCGGCAGCAGCTACCAGGCTAAGCTAAGGAGCTGACCGGGTGACGGAGTGATGACatgacattagcattagctcCGTGTTAGCATCAGACTCGTTCCACCACGTAAACATTTAAAGGTTCAGACATGTGAACGTGTCGCCGGGTTATTTCCTCACCAGCCTTCTGAGCGCACTGAACGAGCCTCTGGTCACCGCCGCCATCTTTCCTCTCCGCTACACGTCACAGCCGCACGCCCCTctcagcagccaatcagcactcagtcttcttcttcttctggatCTCAGCAGAGATGACGTGACGCTGCCGTCCGGCGGTCAGCGGAGGAACTACAGGAAGTTTAACCtcttcagtttttacatttatttcagtttatttttactttgtttacGTCATACAACAAACATGTCTGATTTTACAGAAAGAAAtcatattaatttattttaaatcagaGACTAAAAGAGTTTCATCCTGACACTTTAcagcaaaataaagaaaaatcttTATCTGATGTTAaacttctactactactacttacactactactactactgctaataataataataatacttcaGTAATATCACACATTGAAATTACtctattacttttatttttattatttaaagttaGTAGTTAAAGTGAGTAGATATTGTAaatgagcct
It contains:
- the dbt gene encoding LOW QUALITY PROTEIN: lipoamide acyltransferase component of branched-chain alpha-keto acid dehydrogenase complex, mitochondrial (The sequence of the model RefSeq protein was modified relative to this genomic sequence to represent the inferred CDS: deleted 2 bases in 2 codons); its protein translation is MAAVTRGSFSALRRLLSQQYRCRCFRLQNFRPERTLHTPPFTCDRNLQMLSSRTLHTAAVSRGPIVQFKLSDIGEGIMEVTVKEWYVKEGDKVSQFDSICEVQSDKASVTITSRYDGVIRKLYYDVDATALVGKPLVDIETESGSEVIQEEDVVETPAMAREEHTHQEIKGHKTQATPAVRRLAMENNIKLSEVVGTGKDGRILKEDILNFLAKQTGAILPPTPFQEIQTPGPALAPGSRATRPMSTPAVTKPPPTTPKPVFTGKDVTEPLKGFHKAMVKTMSAALKIPHFGYCDEVDLSRLVALRAELRSVAEGRGVKLSYMPFFIKAASLGLLHFPILNASVDEGCQNITYKASHNIGLAMDTNQGLLVPNVKNVQLLSVFEIAQELNRLQALGSTGQLGTSDLTGGTFTLSNIGSIGGTYAKPVILPPEVAIGALGKIQVLPRFGAGGQVIPAHIMKVSWSADHRIIDGATMCRFSNLWREYLENPASMVLDLK